Proteins encoded together in one Hymenobacter monticola window:
- a CDS encoding TonB-dependent receptor family protein encodes MLRFFSLALLAAWLPAAPLLAQTPAPADTTARAVALPEATVTGYGQRLPLRRTAAAIGVLDARTIQQFNPAALTQAVNTLSGVRLEERATASYRLSIRGSTLRSPFGVRNVKVYYNGIPFTEAGGSTPLNLLDPGLIGRLEVLKGPAGSVYGAGTGGVARFGTPEVAAGTSRVAAGATVGSYGLRRATLTAETGSATSSVRAQYAHQELACYRQQSALRRDVFALDVRSVASPKTTLAAHLLYADINYQLPGGLTRAQFEANPRQARPGTATAPGTVAQQAFYASRTGLLGLTHEYRFSDKLELETTLYGSGTAIRTPYLVDYERNTGLGLGGRSVLSYRTALAGRVLRLQGGGEFQAGFTDGRSYANNGGTPGALRYNDEITTTTGFVFVQADYSLPADLLLTVAASYNRLRYGIARVSNAATQPNAYQFSRSFRPEVSPRVALLKEFNPSLSVYASVSTGFSPPTIEEIRPSDASLNGDLQAERGTSYEVGTRGSFFRERLRYEVNLFDFELRQTIVSSTTDQGIVVFRNTGRTHQRGLEAALSGWLWQQRVVTSEMSFTGPAGSNTTYRNEAIVGGLRAWASYAYNDFRFGRYPSGGTDLSGNRLTGSTPHTLSAGLELSERHGFYLSPNLSHQARVVLNDANTDTAPGYWVFGARGGWRRTLAGHIETDVYAGLDNATDRRYSLGNDLNAFGGRYFQPAPGRAWYAGAQLGWRW; translated from the coding sequence ATGCTCCGTTTTTTTTCGCTGGCGCTGCTGGCTGCCTGGCTGCCTGCCGCCCCGCTGCTGGCCCAAACACCGGCCCCCGCCGACACCACCGCCCGCGCCGTGGCCCTGCCCGAAGCCACCGTGACCGGCTACGGCCAGCGCCTGCCGCTGCGCCGCACGGCCGCCGCCATCGGTGTGCTCGACGCCCGCACCATTCAGCAGTTCAACCCCGCCGCCCTCACCCAGGCCGTGAACACGCTGTCCGGCGTGCGGCTGGAGGAGCGGGCTACGGCCAGCTACCGGCTCAGCATCCGGGGCAGCACGCTGCGCTCGCCCTTCGGGGTGCGCAACGTGAAGGTGTACTACAACGGCATCCCCTTCACCGAAGCCGGCGGCAGCACCCCGCTCAACCTGCTCGACCCGGGGCTCATTGGTCGCCTCGAAGTGCTGAAAGGGCCGGCCGGCAGTGTGTACGGCGCCGGCACGGGCGGCGTGGCCCGGTTCGGCACGCCCGAGGTGGCCGCCGGTACCAGCCGGGTAGCGGCCGGCGCCACCGTGGGCAGCTACGGCCTGCGCCGCGCCACCCTCACGGCCGAAACGGGCAGCGCCACCAGCAGCGTACGCGCCCAGTACGCCCACCAGGAGCTGGCCTGCTACCGCCAGCAAAGCGCCCTGCGTCGCGACGTTTTCGCGCTGGACGTGCGCTCGGTGGCCTCGCCCAAAACCACGCTGGCCGCCCACCTGCTCTACGCCGACATCAACTACCAGCTGCCCGGCGGCCTCACCCGCGCGCAGTTCGAGGCCAACCCACGGCAGGCGCGGCCGGGCACCGCCACGGCGCCTGGCACCGTGGCGCAGCAGGCGTTTTACGCCTCGCGCACCGGCCTGCTGGGGCTCACGCACGAGTACCGATTTTCGGATAAGCTGGAGTTGGAAACCACGCTTTACGGCAGCGGCACGGCCATTCGCACGCCGTATCTGGTCGACTATGAGCGGAACACCGGGCTGGGGCTGGGCGGCCGCTCGGTTCTGAGCTACCGCACTGCGCTGGCGGGCCGGGTGTTGCGTCTGCAGGGCGGGGGCGAGTTTCAGGCCGGCTTCACGGACGGGCGCAGCTATGCCAACAACGGCGGCACACCCGGCGCGCTGCGCTACAACGACGAAATCACGACCACCACCGGCTTCGTCTTTGTCCAGGCCGACTACAGCCTGCCGGCCGACCTGCTGCTCACCGTGGCCGCCAGCTACAACCGCCTACGCTACGGCATCGCGCGGGTAAGCAATGCTGCTACCCAGCCCAACGCCTACCAGTTCAGCCGCAGTTTCCGACCCGAAGTGTCGCCCCGGGTGGCCCTGCTCAAGGAATTTAATCCCAGCCTCTCGGTCTACGCCAGCGTGAGCACAGGCTTCTCGCCGCCCACCATCGAGGAAATCCGCCCTTCGGATGCCAGCCTGAACGGTGACTTGCAGGCCGAGCGCGGCACCAGCTACGAGGTGGGCACCCGTGGCAGCTTCTTTCGCGAACGGCTGCGCTACGAGGTGAATCTATTCGATTTCGAGCTGCGCCAAACCATTGTCAGCAGCACCACCGACCAGGGCATTGTGGTGTTTCGCAACACCGGCCGCACCCACCAGCGCGGCCTCGAAGCAGCCCTGAGCGGCTGGCTGTGGCAGCAGCGGGTGGTGACGAGCGAAATGTCATTTACCGGACCTGCGGGCTCTAACACTACTTATCGGAACGAAGCAATAGTGGGCGGCCTGCGCGCCTGGGCCAGCTACGCCTACAACGACTTCCGCTTCGGCCGCTACCCCAGCGGCGGCACCGACCTCAGCGGCAACCGCCTCACCGGCAGCACGCCGCACACGCTCAGCGCGGGTCTGGAACTCAGCGAGCGGCACGGCTTCTATCTCAGCCCCAACCTCAGCCACCAGGCCCGCGTGGTCCTCAACGACGCCAACACCGACACGGCGCCCGGTTACTGGGTGTTTGGAGCGCGCGGCGGCTGGCGGCGCACCCTGGCCGGCCACATCGAAACCGATGTATACGCCGGTCTCGATAACGCCACCGACCGGCGCTACAGCCTCGGCAACGACCTCAATGCCTTCGGCGGGCGCTATTTCCAGCCGGCGCCGGGCCGGGCCTGGTACGCGGGCGCGCAACTGGGCTGGCGCTGGTAG
- a CDS encoding GNAT family N-acetyltransferase, translating to MDITHHAADQEFTVLRDGYTAELAYARPADGVIDFTHTFVDEGLRGQGVADELARTGLAFARENQLKVKTSCTFMHGFVKRHHDEYADILA from the coding sequence ATGGACATTACTCACCACGCCGCCGACCAGGAATTCACCGTTCTCCGCGACGGCTACACCGCCGAGCTCGCCTATGCCCGCCCCGCCGACGGCGTCATCGACTTCACCCACACCTTCGTCGACGAGGGCCTGCGCGGCCAGGGCGTGGCCGACGAGCTGGCCCGCACCGGCCTGGCTTTCGCCCGCGAAAACCAGCTGAAAGTCAAAACCAGCTGCACTTTCATGCACGGATTCGTGAAGCGCCATCACGACGAGTACGCCGATATTTTGGCTTAG
- a CDS encoding endonuclease has product MKHLFTSCLLVLGLLPAALQAQTAPPMPPAAPSNLSGQALRTWYLDNWYTGKRVELSYATARGKMYNYADNYNNLVTCVYSGYQETVPYSTTNTSTGVVNRINCEHTVPQSWFSEVVRMRSDMHHLFPTYDTWNNLRGSDPFAEIPDAQTQTWMRLLVSQATIPTANIAEWSEDTNTQFEPREDHKGNLARAVFYFYTMHAGQPALIATGHQNISSAADINTLYAWHLADPVDAREIERNRRVAVSQGNYNPYIEYPGTVATAWGLAPPGPAFSFSTAAGTITEGNSGTSTYTFTLNLAPAATTATTVQVNVDGTNSTATNGTDFAFTSPTTVTFPAGSTSQTVTLTVNGDTQPEADETVVLTLTNPSTGNSVGSPGAHTLTITNDDGTPPMVSFATATGSIAEGNSGTSTYTVNVTASGTLPSGTFTVPVSVDAANSTATATTDYVLNTTSLTFSSTALTQAVTVTVNGDVTFEPNETVRLRLGTPSNATIIVGQPNTHTLTILNDDAAPAGAPCTKPYFSRYVEGLINNTKVLEIYNPTLSPMPLNGKSVALYANGATTPTSTQNLTGTIAPGDVYVIANTGVVDAGVAAQADLQSNVAFFNGDDAVALFDGTDTLDVIGVIGQRPTEWTVPGGSTLNNTLVRLPFASQGGRWNGPNGSRTWHGGGVDNFASVGSYTSTACYVPLAGRSAAVLRNTLEIYPNPASETVQLRLPGVPTARPATIEVLDVLSRPVRQRAAQLSATDAVPVDLRGLPAGIYAIRVLCEEVTYTGRVVVR; this is encoded by the coding sequence ATGAAACACCTTTTCACTTCGTGCCTGCTGGTGCTGGGGCTGCTGCCCGCCGCCCTGCAGGCCCAAACCGCGCCGCCCATGCCCCCGGCGGCCCCGTCCAACCTCTCGGGCCAGGCCCTGCGCACCTGGTACCTCGACAACTGGTACACCGGCAAGCGCGTGGAGCTGAGCTACGCCACGGCCCGCGGCAAGATGTATAACTACGCCGACAACTACAACAACCTGGTGACCTGCGTGTACTCGGGCTACCAGGAAACCGTGCCCTATAGCACCACCAACACCAGCACCGGCGTGGTGAACCGCATCAACTGCGAGCACACCGTGCCGCAGTCGTGGTTTAGCGAAGTGGTGCGCATGCGCTCCGACATGCACCACCTCTTCCCCACCTACGACACCTGGAACAACCTGCGCGGCTCCGACCCGTTTGCCGAAATTCCCGATGCCCAGACCCAGACCTGGATGCGCCTGCTGGTGAGCCAAGCCACCATTCCCACGGCCAACATCGCCGAGTGGAGCGAAGACACCAACACCCAGTTTGAGCCCCGCGAAGACCACAAGGGCAACCTGGCCCGCGCCGTCTTCTACTTCTACACCATGCACGCCGGCCAGCCGGCCCTCATTGCCACCGGCCATCAGAACATCAGCTCGGCGGCCGACATCAACACGCTCTACGCCTGGCACCTAGCCGACCCGGTCGACGCCCGCGAGATTGAGCGCAACCGCCGCGTGGCCGTGAGCCAGGGCAACTACAACCCCTACATCGAGTACCCCGGCACGGTGGCCACCGCCTGGGGCCTGGCGCCTCCCGGCCCGGCGTTTAGCTTCAGCACGGCCGCCGGCACCATCACCGAAGGCAACAGCGGCACCAGCACTTATACCTTCACGCTGAATTTGGCGCCCGCCGCCACCACGGCCACCACCGTGCAGGTGAACGTGGACGGCACCAACTCGACCGCCACCAACGGCACCGACTTCGCCTTCACCTCGCCCACCACCGTCACTTTCCCGGCCGGCAGCACCTCCCAGACGGTGACCCTGACCGTGAACGGCGACACCCAGCCCGAAGCCGACGAAACCGTCGTCCTGACCCTGACCAACCCCAGCACCGGCAACAGCGTGGGCTCGCCCGGCGCCCACACGCTCACCATCACCAACGACGACGGCACCCCGCCGATGGTGAGCTTTGCCACCGCCACCGGCAGCATTGCCGAAGGCAACAGCGGCACCAGCACCTACACCGTGAACGTGACGGCCAGCGGCACTCTGCCCAGCGGCACCTTCACCGTGCCGGTGAGCGTGGACGCGGCCAACAGCACCGCCACCGCCACCACCGACTATGTGCTGAACACCACCTCGCTTACCTTCAGCAGCACGGCCCTCACCCAGGCCGTGACCGTGACCGTGAACGGCGACGTAACCTTCGAGCCCAACGAAACCGTGCGCCTGCGCCTGGGCACGCCTTCCAATGCTACCATCATTGTGGGCCAGCCCAACACGCACACGCTCACGATTCTGAACGACGACGCGGCCCCGGCCGGTGCGCCCTGCACCAAGCCCTACTTCTCGCGCTACGTGGAAGGCCTCATCAACAACACCAAGGTGCTGGAGATTTACAACCCCACCCTGAGCCCGATGCCGCTGAATGGCAAGAGCGTGGCCCTGTACGCCAACGGCGCCACCACCCCTACCAGCACGCAAAACCTCACCGGCACCATTGCCCCGGGTGATGTGTACGTCATTGCAAACACCGGCGTAGTAGACGCCGGCGTGGCCGCCCAGGCCGACCTGCAAAGCAACGTGGCCTTCTTCAACGGCGACGACGCCGTGGCCTTATTCGACGGTACCGACACGCTCGACGTCATCGGCGTCATCGGCCAGCGCCCCACCGAGTGGACCGTGCCCGGCGGCTCGACCCTCAACAATACCCTCGTGCGCTTGCCCTTCGCGAGCCAGGGCGGCCGCTGGAACGGCCCCAACGGCAGCAGGACCTGGCACGGCGGTGGCGTCGACAATTTCGCCAGCGTGGGCTCCTACACCAGCACCGCTTGCTACGTGCCCCTGGCCGGCCGCAGCGCCGCGGTGCTACGCAACACCCTCGAAATCTACCCCAACCCGGCTTCCGAAACCGTGCAGCTGCGCCTGCCGGGCGTGCCCACGGCCCGCCCCGCCACCATCGAAGTGCTCGATGTGCTAAGCCGCCCCGTGCGCCAGCGCGCCGCCCAGCTCAGCGCCACCGATGCCGTGCCCGTGGACCTGCGCGGCCTACCCGCTGGCATCTACGCCATCCGCGTGCTCTGCGAGGAGGTGACGTACACCGGCCGCGTGGTGGTGCGCTAA
- a CDS encoding rhodanese-like domain-containing protein, whose translation MADITPSELRQRQQAGETPIILDVREPWEHEEARMDGAQNIPLGTLPDKLDDLDEWKNQEIIVHCKGGGRSASAKTFLTQQGFTNVRNLLGGYQAYAAEGK comes from the coding sequence ATGGCCGACATCACCCCCTCCGAACTGCGCCAGCGCCAGCAAGCCGGCGAAACCCCCATCATCCTCGACGTGCGCGAGCCCTGGGAGCACGAAGAAGCCCGCATGGACGGCGCCCAGAACATCCCCCTCGGCACCCTGCCCGACAAGCTCGACGACCTCGACGAGTGGAAAAACCAGGAAATCATCGTGCACTGTAAGGGCGGCGGCCGCTCGGCCTCGGCCAAGACCTTCCTCACCCAGCAGGGCTTCACCAACGTGCGCAACCTGCTCGGCGGCTACCAGGCCTATGCCGCGGAAGGCAAGTAG
- a CDS encoding sterol desaturase family protein, protein MNNLQNSMPQRLRIGEGTISGNASIFLAVLAMAAVLCFHYPEYLTTPEFRELYTGEMMKTVLMAVIVASFLFATVSYLLSQQKKLALTGIGIAALAVVTGGFAVQPRAVEKTIWHVGLDWLLIDLLLLAVIFIPIEMFFPQNKRQSRFHAEWRTDLVYFTVSHLFVQFFGVITQAPAKLLFGWMGLAPFQHWVQQLPFVAGFVLALFVTDLFQYLAHRLFHSHVYLWRFHSVHHSTQAMDWLAGSRTHFVDIFVTRSISFIPLYVCGFSSLTFNAYILFVSIHAVLIHANTRINFGWMKYLLVTPQYHHWHHCEDPAHYGKNFAIHFPLIDRLFGTYYLPGKVWPEATGVREGSYPKGYWKQLKHPFTKSPFDHDLQMEEPSSR, encoded by the coding sequence ATGAACAATCTGCAGAACTCGATGCCCCAGCGCTTACGGATTGGCGAGGGCACCATCAGCGGCAATGCGTCTATTTTTCTGGCCGTGCTGGCCATGGCCGCGGTGCTGTGCTTTCACTACCCGGAGTACCTCACCACGCCCGAGTTCCGGGAGCTATACACCGGCGAGATGATGAAGACGGTGCTCATGGCCGTTATTGTCGCGTCCTTTTTGTTTGCGACGGTTAGCTACTTGCTGAGCCAGCAGAAGAAGCTGGCCCTGACGGGCATCGGCATTGCGGCCCTGGCGGTGGTCACGGGCGGGTTTGCGGTGCAGCCGCGGGCGGTGGAGAAAACGATTTGGCACGTGGGCCTCGACTGGCTGCTGATTGACCTGCTGCTGCTGGCGGTCATTTTCATACCCATCGAAATGTTCTTTCCCCAGAACAAGCGGCAGTCGCGCTTCCATGCCGAGTGGCGCACCGATTTGGTGTACTTCACGGTGAGCCACTTGTTCGTGCAGTTTTTCGGCGTGATTACGCAGGCGCCGGCCAAGCTTTTGTTTGGCTGGATGGGGCTGGCCCCGTTTCAGCACTGGGTGCAGCAGCTGCCGTTTGTGGCGGGCTTCGTGCTGGCGCTTTTTGTGACGGACTTGTTTCAGTACCTGGCGCACCGCTTGTTTCACTCGCATGTGTACCTGTGGCGCTTCCATTCGGTGCACCATTCTACCCAGGCCATGGACTGGCTGGCGGGCTCGCGCACGCACTTCGTGGATATTTTCGTCACGCGCTCCATCTCGTTTATTCCGCTCTACGTCTGCGGGTTTTCCTCGCTCACCTTCAACGCCTACATCCTCTTCGTGTCCATTCACGCGGTGCTCATTCATGCCAACACGCGCATTAACTTCGGCTGGATGAAGTACCTGCTCGTGACGCCGCAGTACCACCACTGGCATCACTGCGAAGACCCAGCCCACTACGGCAAGAACTTCGCCATTCACTTCCCGCTGATTGACCGGCTTTTTGGCACCTACTACCTGCCGGGCAAGGTGTGGCCCGAGGCCACCGGCGTGCGCGAAGGCTCCTATCCCAAAGGCTACTGGAAGCAGCTGAAGCACCCCTTCACCAAAAGCCCCTTCGACCACGACCTGCAGATGGAAGAGCCCAGCAGCCGCTAG
- a CDS encoding RecQ family ATP-dependent DNA helicase, whose product MSSSPTEFAPLALLKEHWGHTAFRPGQEDIINSVLSGHDTLALLPTGGGKSICFQVPALARPGICIVVSPLIALMKDQVDNLRRRGLKAEAIYAGMSHQEIDHALDNCVYGRHVKFLYVSPERLLTDLFQARVAKMNVGLLAVDEAHCLSQWGYDFRPPYLRIAELREKLPAGTPVIALTATATAQVQADIVAKLQFRPGFGVFRQSFARPKLSYSVLQTEDKLRRLLEVVRGVGPGKTGIVYARTRRQTEDTAAFLQQHRFPAAAYHAGLPSEKRTKVQQDWIQDKIRLIVATNAFGMGIDKPDVRLVVHLDAPDTLEAYYQEAGRAGRDNLFAFAVLLAGPNDGDELRRRTNQSFPPLDTVKRVYQALANYSQTAVGGGELAAFEFDMQQFAETYRLKAVDAHNSLKILQREGFVQLNEAVNQPARVHLILSHQDLYAFQVANAQHDLLIKALLRLHGGELFSDFQTISENALATHLRRSVVEVRQQLRYLHTAGILHYQPKQESPQALFTTPRYDAHKLPLDQVKMTAARDLARAKTHAVAQYLSGTRCRQILLLTYFDEADPARCGICDICLAEKKAAQAAPAPSLREPVLAHLRQGPLAPRELLAAFAPKDATAVTATVRELVDRGELAYAADGRLVIGA is encoded by the coding sequence ATGTCCTCCTCCCCTACCGAATTCGCGCCGCTGGCTCTGCTGAAGGAGCACTGGGGGCACACGGCATTTCGGCCGGGGCAGGAAGACATTATCAACTCCGTGCTCAGCGGGCACGACACGCTGGCGCTGCTGCCCACCGGCGGCGGCAAGAGCATCTGCTTCCAGGTGCCGGCGCTGGCCCGGCCGGGCATTTGCATCGTGGTGTCGCCGCTCATTGCCCTGATGAAGGACCAGGTAGACAACCTGCGCCGCCGCGGGCTCAAGGCCGAGGCCATTTACGCCGGCATGAGCCACCAAGAAATCGACCACGCCCTGGACAACTGCGTGTATGGGCGCCACGTGAAATTCCTGTACGTGAGCCCCGAGCGACTGCTGACGGACCTGTTTCAAGCCCGGGTGGCGAAGATGAACGTGGGCCTGCTGGCCGTGGACGAGGCGCACTGCCTCTCGCAGTGGGGCTACGATTTCCGGCCGCCCTACCTGCGCATTGCCGAGCTACGCGAGAAGCTGCCGGCGGGCACGCCGGTCATCGCCCTCACGGCCACGGCCACGGCGCAGGTGCAGGCCGACATTGTGGCCAAGCTGCAGTTCCGGCCGGGCTTCGGGGTGTTTCGGCAGAGCTTTGCGCGGCCCAAGCTGTCGTACTCGGTGCTCCAAACCGAAGACAAGCTGCGCCGCCTGCTGGAAGTGGTGCGCGGCGTGGGGCCGGGCAAAACCGGCATCGTGTACGCCCGCACCCGCCGGCAGACGGAGGACACGGCCGCGTTTCTACAGCAGCACCGGTTTCCGGCGGCGGCCTATCACGCCGGTTTGCCTTCGGAAAAGCGCACCAAGGTGCAGCAGGACTGGATTCAGGACAAAATTCGCCTCATCGTGGCCACCAATGCCTTCGGCATGGGCATCGACAAGCCCGACGTGCGCCTCGTGGTGCACCTCGACGCGCCCGACACCCTGGAAGCCTACTACCAGGAAGCCGGCCGGGCTGGGCGCGACAACCTCTTTGCCTTCGCCGTGCTGCTGGCCGGCCCCAACGACGGCGACGAGCTGCGCCGCCGCACCAACCAGTCGTTTCCGCCGTTGGATACGGTGAAGCGCGTGTACCAGGCCTTGGCCAACTACTCCCAGACGGCGGTGGGCGGCGGCGAGCTGGCCGCCTTTGAGTTCGACATGCAGCAGTTTGCCGAAACCTACCGGCTAAAGGCCGTGGACGCGCACAACTCGCTGAAGATTTTGCAGCGCGAGGGCTTCGTGCAGCTCAACGAGGCCGTGAACCAGCCGGCGCGGGTGCACCTCATCCTCAGCCACCAGGATTTGTACGCCTTCCAGGTGGCCAACGCCCAGCACGACTTGCTGATAAAGGCCCTGCTGCGGCTGCACGGCGGCGAGCTGTTTTCGGACTTCCAAACCATTTCGGAGAATGCGCTGGCCACCCACCTGCGCCGCAGCGTGGTGGAGGTGCGCCAGCAATTGCGCTACCTGCACACGGCTGGCATTCTGCACTACCAGCCCAAGCAGGAGTCGCCCCAGGCCCTATTCACCACGCCGCGCTACGACGCCCACAAGCTGCCCCTCGACCAGGTGAAGATGACGGCCGCCCGCGACCTGGCCCGCGCTAAAACCCACGCCGTGGCCCAGTACCTGAGCGGCACCCGCTGCCGCCAGATTCTGCTGCTCACGTATTTCGACGAGGCCGACCCGGCCCGGTGCGGCATTTGCGACATCTGTCTGGCGGAGAAAAAGGCGGCCCAGGCGGCTCCTGCGCCTTCTCTGCGCGAGCCCGTGCTGGCGCACCTGCGCCAGGGGCCGCTGGCGCCGCGTGAGTTACTGGCCGCTTTCGCGCCCAAAGACGCGACAGCCGTGACGGCCACCGTGCGCGAGCTGGTGGACCGCGGCGAGTTGGCCTATGCGGCCGACGGGCGGCTGGTGATTGGCGCTTAG
- a CDS encoding PA2169 family four-helix-bundle protein — protein MSHPNSPRVSNDSAAATALSHAGDEQAQTTQDTTTTADNSGADSAASNTSPAALLTQAKEWAQGVSLPASLKEVPAPLKRLAGQAGSGWRQLSTTQKVVGGALLAGAGWLLLRPNKAARRRKAVNPVDTLHELLLFVNDRVEGYRRAASESQDADLRNYYEDLAGQSKQFAIRLNGYLRVQQNAPETGTTLKGKLYRAWMEAKAAVTGYSETAVLASNVFGEEWALAAYQEALRDRTVTGTLRREIERQYEVSQQTHRRLQQLQAQY, from the coding sequence ATGAGCCACCCCAATAGCCCCCGCGTCAGCAACGATTCCGCTGCTGCCACTGCCCTGTCCCATGCCGGCGACGAGCAGGCACAAACCACTCAGGACACCACCACGACCGCCGACAACAGCGGCGCCGACTCGGCAGCTTCCAACACTAGCCCGGCCGCTTTGCTGACCCAAGCCAAAGAATGGGCGCAGGGCGTCAGCCTGCCTGCTTCGCTAAAAGAAGTGCCGGCACCCCTTAAGCGCCTCGCGGGCCAGGCCGGCAGTGGCTGGCGCCAGCTTTCCACCACCCAAAAAGTGGTGGGCGGCGCCCTGCTGGCCGGCGCGGGTTGGCTCCTGCTGCGCCCCAATAAAGCGGCCAGGCGCCGCAAGGCCGTGAACCCAGTCGACACCCTGCACGAATTGCTGCTGTTCGTGAATGACCGGGTGGAGGGCTACCGCCGCGCCGCCAGCGAAAGCCAGGACGCCGACCTGCGCAACTATTACGAAGACCTGGCGGGCCAGAGCAAGCAGTTCGCCATCCGCCTCAACGGCTACCTGCGCGTGCAGCAAAATGCCCCCGAAACCGGCACCACCCTCAAAGGCAAGCTCTACCGTGCCTGGATGGAGGCCAAAGCTGCTGTGACCGGCTACAGCGAAACCGCCGTGCTGGCCTCCAACGTCTTCGGCGAAGAGTGGGCCCTGGCCGCTTATCAGGAAGCCCTGCGCGACCGCACCGTGACGGGCACGCTGCGCCGGGAGATTGAGCGCCAGTACGAAGTGTCGCAGCAGACGCACCGGCGGCTGCAGCAGCTACAGGCGCAGTATTAA
- a CDS encoding TolC family protein: MRLLPALLSVLLLAAGCRVAAPADPTGAPAVPATFAQPTADTTSTGRQPWRQFFQDPALTALIDTALRQNLDLQVALQRVESARANYLARRGALLPTVAAAASAGADRYGRYTLNGVGNFDTNLSPNIDGQQRIPGPVTPEFFVGLRSSWEIDIWGKLKLRRQAAYLRVLASEQGRHLVTTNVVAEVARLYYELLTADNQLAVLDRNISLQREALKLMRIQKQAGRANELAVQQFAAQVARTESLLHEARQRVTEAETGLNQLLGRYQQPITRGQPLPGQVLPERLSAGVPASALLRRPDVRQAELELQATRADVAAARAAFLPSLTLTPYVGFNSYRTGTLFDPSSLAYGALAGLTGPLLNRAQFRADFRLATAGSYEAYYRYQQSLQTGFREVVNGLQGLENYRAAAAARQQEVELLTKAVTTSNKLFVAGYATYLEVITAQRSVLEAELSLAESRQRQLLQSVSLYRALGGGWQ, encoded by the coding sequence ATGCGCCTACTCCCTGCCCTTCTCTCCGTCCTTCTCCTCGCCGCCGGATGCCGCGTGGCCGCCCCGGCTGACCCCACCGGCGCCCCGGCGGTGCCCGCCACCTTCGCCCAGCCCACGGCCGACACTACCAGTACCGGCCGCCAGCCCTGGCGGCAGTTCTTCCAGGACCCCGCCCTCACGGCCCTCATCGACACGGCCCTGCGCCAGAACCTGGATTTGCAGGTGGCCTTGCAACGCGTGGAAAGCGCCCGCGCCAACTACCTGGCCCGGCGCGGCGCCCTGCTGCCCACCGTGGCTGCCGCCGCCTCGGCCGGCGCCGACCGCTACGGCCGCTACACCCTCAACGGCGTGGGCAACTTCGACACCAACCTCTCGCCCAACATCGACGGGCAGCAGCGCATCCCGGGGCCCGTCACGCCGGAGTTTTTCGTGGGGCTGCGCAGCTCCTGGGAAATTGACATCTGGGGCAAGCTGAAGCTGCGCCGGCAGGCCGCCTACCTGCGCGTGCTGGCTTCGGAGCAGGGCCGCCACCTCGTCACGACCAACGTGGTGGCCGAGGTGGCCCGCCTCTACTACGAGCTGCTAACGGCCGACAACCAGCTGGCCGTGCTCGACCGCAACATCAGCCTGCAGCGCGAGGCCCTGAAGCTGATGCGCATCCAGAAGCAGGCCGGCCGGGCCAACGAGCTGGCCGTGCAGCAGTTTGCCGCCCAGGTGGCCCGCACCGAAAGCCTCTTGCACGAAGCCCGCCAGCGCGTGACCGAAGCCGAAACCGGCCTCAACCAGTTGCTGGGGCGCTACCAGCAGCCCATCACCCGCGGCCAGCCGCTGCCCGGGCAGGTGCTGCCCGAACGTCTGAGTGCCGGCGTGCCGGCCTCCGCGCTGCTGCGCCGCCCCGACGTGCGCCAGGCCGAGCTGGAGCTGCAGGCCACCCGCGCCGACGTGGCCGCCGCCCGCGCCGCCTTCCTGCCCTCGCTCACCCTCACGCCCTACGTGGGCTTCAATTCCTACCGCACCGGCACGCTCTTCGACCCCTCCTCGCTGGCCTACGGCGCGCTGGCCGGCCTCACCGGCCCGCTGCTCAACCGCGCCCAGTTCCGGGCCGACTTCCGCCTGGCCACAGCCGGCAGCTACGAGGCCTACTACCGCTACCAACAAAGCCTGCAAACCGGTTTTCGCGAGGTGGTGAATGGCTTACAGGGCCTGGAAAACTACCGCGCTGCCGCGGCTGCCCGTCAGCAGGAAGTGGAGCTGCTCACCAAAGCTGTGACGACCTCGAACAAGCTGTTTGTAGCCGGCTACGCTACTTATTTAGAAGTTATTACCGCCCAGCGCAGCGTACTGGAAGCCGAGCTGAGTTTGGCCGAGTCGCGCCAGCGGCAACTGCTGCAAAGCGTGAGCTTATACCGGGCCTTGGGCGGCGGCTGGCAGTAA